The DNA sequence CTCCAGCAACGCGTCCTCTCGCGACGACCAACCTGAAGCTTCAGTAGCAACGCCAACATGACGGGCCGAAAACCACCATTGCACCAGCAGGCCCTTGGGCTGGTGGGAGATATTTTGAATGGTCGTCATATGCTCTCTCAAGTCATTGCGCCCGCGCTCTTCCTGGCGGATGCTGTCCTGTGCGCCTTGGTCATTCGACTGATACCCTGTAAGCTCTTGTTGCGCCAATCAGCCATATGTCCCAACTAACACTCTCTCTACCAAGACACCGAAATCGATTGGAAAGCATACATGGAGCAAGTGTCTCAATTTGTATCCGGCGAACGCGACTATACCAAAATCCGAGGAGGCACCGGCCCTCTGGTTTATCCTGCCGCCCATGTCTACACCTATACAGGATTGTACTACCTTACCGACGAGGGGAAGAACATCTTGCTGGCGCAAAAGCTGTTTGCAGTTCTCTATGTCGTCACTCTGGGTGTTGTAATGAGGTGTTACCGCAATGCCAGGGTGAGCAAGAGGTATATCATCCAGTACGAGACCAGGCTGACATGTCGTAATAGGTGCCTCCCTAcgtccttcccctcctcattcTCTCCAGGCGCCTGCATAGTATCTTTGTTCTCCGTTGTTTCAACGACTGTTTCGCCGTCCTTTTTCTGTTCCTCACCATTCTTGCCTTCCAGAATCACTCGTGGCGAGCTGGTGTCCTATTCTACACATGGGGGTTGGGCATCAAGATGTCCCTACTGTTGGTGCTCCCCGCGGTGGGTATTATCCTACTCTTAGGGACTGGACTCAACTCAGCCCTGCAATCTGCGGCCATCATTGCATTGGTACAAGTGTTAATTGGA is a window from the Podospora pseudocomata strain CBS 415.72m chromosome 6, whole genome shotgun sequence genome containing:
- the ALG3 gene encoding dolichyl-P-Man:Man(5)GlcNAc(2)-PP-dolichol alpha-1,3-mannosyltransferase (EggNog:ENOG503NW6D; CAZy:GT58; COG:G); translated protein: MTGRKPPLHQQALGLVGDILNGRHMLSQVIAPALFLADAVLCALVIRLIPYTEIDWKAYMEQVSQFVSGERDYTKIRGGTGPLVYPAAHVYTYTGLYYLTDEGKNILLAQKLFAVLYVVTLGVVMRCYRNARVPPYVLPLLILSRRLHSIFVLRCFNDCFAVLFLFLTILAFQNHSWRAGVLFYTWGLGIKMSLLLVLPAVGIILLLGTGLNSALQSAAIIALVQVLIGVPFLANNPWGYLGRAFELSRQFFFKWTVNWRFMGEQAFLSKEFALVLLALHVLALLSFLTSRWLKGTGRSLSHIITSVLQVKSPFLPQEQEAIAEAITPEYVMTTILSANVIGLLFARSLHYQFYAYLAWSTPYLLYKSRIHPVLQYMLWAAQEWAWNVYPSTPFSSGVVIGVMATTVASVWLGTKRSVLWVDNAEKTK